The genomic interval cgtccgtcctgccggctcctgaactgcctgtcctgccggctcttgacctgcctgtctcgcccgtctcgcctgatctgcccgtctcgcctgatctgcccgtctcgcctgtcctgtccggccagccctgctcgccggtcctgcccgtctcgcctgtcctgtccggccagccctgctcgcaggtcctgcccgtctccccTGTCCTGtctggccagccctgctcgccggaactgcccggctcgcctgtccggtcggcccagccctgctcgcctgtccggtcggcccagccctgctcgcctgtccaggccgccgctctgcccgcggccccgcctgaggctaGCTCTCCAGTCCTgtccgcggctctggctgccccgcctgcggccacgcccgcggcgccgactgccccgcctgttgcctccttagaggccctgactcccacgcccttgcctcagcgaggccgacaccccccaggaccccgcctgtccgtATCCCGtgggggacggggacacaggcgtcgggcccgggtcccgcccgccctgccccctggctcgcccgtgcgccccctggccgtggctcggtggctgcctgcgggtcctacggctccggctcggctgtcgcctccgggtccccctccggtgcctcgtcgcccgcctgcggtccctccgtcggcgcctcgtcggctgcctccgggcccccccgcttcggctgggcgtcggacggcaccttccctggctccggctgcgcctccgcctgctgcggcttcccccttctgcctgcctgcgccggggttccctcctgctccctcctcgtttcctttgtcggtccctccgtctgtctccttgtcccctgtgtggtcccctcctgctccggcctcccttccgcctgcggcccctgcggctgccttccctcgcccgcctgggttcccttgggctcccctgcttcctcctccctttccttccgtcccgcctgtttctgctcctcgtccctctgtgtctcctccgttcccttctggtccctttgtcccgcctgtctttgctcctcgtccctcggtgtctcctgtgttcactcctcgccctgttgttcctccgttttctgtcccctctgggtctcctttctctgtctgcctgtccgcgtttcctgttctttgtcgggtcctgtctttcgtttcgtccttgtttttgttctgtgtttcggtcttgttccctgttcttcgttgatggtttttggttttgtctttcaggtcctgttccccggtctcgtctcgtccgttgcctcctctctggcgcgcccggagtgcgcgcctttgggggggggttctgtcacgccctgctccgtccgctcctgatgtgtgccacgccccctccttatccacgtgtgctttcccgatcgtgcccagctgttccttgttagtttggcttgtctgctgtatttagtccgcgtctgagtctgttaccccagatccgtcattgatgtttgttggtgtctGTACCCTGTtgtccggaataaaccccgtttgcctgcactcttggcttgcttcgcctgcttcccggttcgctcgctcacctaccacaacaaagagagagagagttctGTGAAAAGGTATGACTTAAAGCACTAAAAAGACTTCTGTCATCAGAGGAGCCAGAGGAGACatggaataaaaagaaaaaaattccgAAACATCTGAAAAAATCTTTTCAAAAGCCACCTCCAAAGCAGACAGATATTTTTAGTCTCAATAATAAATGCATTGTGAATAAGAATTCCTCAAGCAGTCAAGTGAAGAATCCCCCAGAGGCTACACAATAGTTagagaaatatttaaaatttacaGTGTATCACATATTGTACAAAAATCATCAATGCAGGATCATTTAGCTAGTTTGTTACGGTTTGCCATCTTACATCCAGGGTGCACAATAAACTCCACAGATCTAAAATGTGTCCTTAAAGAAATCTGTTCTTCTGTCTCAACCCTGCATTTCGGACAACAGAACAATCCCTTAAACTTTGTTTATCCTTTCATGTTATGGATAAATGCACTGCACATAAAAACAGAGGTCACAGTAGCATACAGGCTTAATTGTGTCAATTGCATTTGTGTAACAGTTAGAGAAATAGATTCAAATTCTATAATTTTTGTCAATGTGGGGAAAAAACCGACTTCCGTGCTTGAACTCTTTAAGGATAAAGTTGAATGTGGTGACAACTTTGGGAGCTGTGAGAAATGCCATGGACAATTCAAAGTAGAAAAATGTTGGAAAAGTATTCCAGACATTTTAATCATTTACGTGTGCCATGCAGGGTTATTAAAACCCATTCGTACCCAAGTTAAATCCCTTTAGTAGATGGCAAAATACAGACCTATAggttaaaatgtatttcatgtcATACAGAGGAATCATCCAGACATGGACATTACTGGTCATTATTATTTGAAGAGAGTAATTGCAGAATCAGAGTTAATGATCTTAATATTTGTTTAGAATCAGTGTCTAACATGGAAGACGAAAGAAGTGGTGTATTGTACTTTTATGAAAAAGCAACCCCTTCACAGCAAACTAATTGCTTAAgtaaagaacataagaacataagaactatacaaacgagaggaggccattcggcccatcgagctcgcttggggagaacttaactaatagctcagagttgttaaaatcttatctagctctgatttaaaggaacccaaggattcagcttgcactacgttatcaggaagactattccatactctgactacacgctgtgtaaagaagtgcttcctaaaatccagtttgaaatgttctcccgctaatttccacctatggccacgagttcttgtattggaactaatgctgaagtaactattcggttgaacagcatccaaacctgttagaattttatagacctggatcatgtcccccctcagtctcctttgcttgaggctgaacagatttagctcaaataacctttcctcgtatgacattcctctaagaccaggaatcattcttgtggccctacgctgcaccttttctaaggccgctatgtcctttttaagatatggtgaccaaacctgtacacaatattctaggtgaggtctcaccaaggaattgtataatcttagcattacctcccttgacttaaactccacacacctggagatataccccaacatcctattggccttttttattgcttccccgcactggcgagaatgagacatggaagcatcaacatacacaccaaggtctttctcataatcagctacctttatttcagtaggtcccataaaatacctgtattttatatttctgctccctacatggagtaccttacatttgtctatgttaaatttcatctgccaggtgtcagcccagtcactaattaaattaagatcccgctgtagctgctgagccgctagttcagtgtAGTTGTATATAAAAAGCAATCAGTGAGTTCTAGCATAAGGTGTACGTCTAAATTACCAGATTCAGCACATAATGACTTTACTGAAGATGTCAATGCAGCTCctatattattttttcttagATCTACCAAAGCTTTTCATCTATGTTATTGCTGACTTAAACATGCTACAGCCATGTCACCTTCTAAGCACTTGCACAatgcatgtactgtattgttAAATAcagtgcctgtaatcacaaggtcgccggttcaagcccagcctcagcacgtctgcgggtccttgagcaagaccctcaatccccagctccctgggcgccgctacgggtggctgcccttcacagacagcttgctctacaaagagcaagttgagggaggcgtaaaaacaatttccccacggggatcaataaagtatcaattataaTTAAATGCTGGATCAATCAAAATTAACAACACTATTCAGCAATATAAAATATCAGAAAGTTATATCAAGAATGTGATAGGAGGTTTATTTTCACAAACACTGTCTGCAAATTTTCTTTCAGGTGATTTGTTTTATCTTCatatttatgtacattttaGTTGCACAAAATGTAACAACGTTCTGTTTCAGTATAGGCcagaatatattttaacagCAACAGAAATATCCCAAAAAGGATTTCTCGAGAGTGTCTGCACAAATCTCTGTAATACAGTTTTGTGCCAAAAATGTTTCAACTCTTTGACAGTGAGGACAGCAAACATTGCTCATCTTCCTCAATCAATTTTAGTTAGTTTAAGTTCCAAAAGCAGTGTAGCACCACAACGTTTAAAACTGTCTTCACTTTTTAAAGAACATTTATACACAATAAGAGCTGTGTTGCTGTGTTCTCTGACATATCCATATACTACAATTTATACAATAGATTCAAACAATGAATGGTGCCTGAATGATAATAATATTGTAAAATATTCCTTTGATGTCACAAAGTTAATCTCCAAAGCACATTTTTGTCTTCTGTCCTATGATGTCAGTGAAGAAGCAGTTTTAGAACAACATTATTCAACAGAGATATGCCATACCTGCACAGCTGACTGTGAACTGCAGTGTTCACTTCCAGTACATATACATATGCCCACAAAAGTCACACATCAAAAAGGCAATCTTTCAAAAGAAGACATTGACATTCTTAGAGGTGGGAAATGGCTAAATGATAGAATAATTGATGCATACATGCAGCTTCTACAGAACAAAGTCATGAGCACTTTAACAGTACCATCTATATTTGTAAGTCAAATATTACAGAGCCTTTACTGCAAAGATGTTGAAGTCTTGCCTAATCCACCTAAACACAAAAGTAACTGGTGGtgttttaataatattattgtCCCTTTTAACATAAAATCATCACATTGGGTTGTTGTGTCCTTTGACATGCAGAATTTTACTAAAAATGGTAAGTGTATAATGATTCGTGCACGCATCGTGGATTCTTTGGACATATacaaaatggaaataaaacaaattctCAAAGCACTGCAAAAATTCTTAGTTGCCCAGTATCTCATACTGTACAATGATGTGATACAGTTACAATTTGAGATAGAAATTTTCCATAATTgtccatttttttaaaaacagacagacagcagcagCTGTGGTTTATATGTTTCCTTATTTGCAAAGGCATTGTTGTTCGGTGGCAATTATACCATGCTTTCTGCAGAAGACAAGAGGAAAATGATAGAATATGAATTAAGAACACATAGTATTATACTACCTGATTAAAATCAAGATAAATCAAACAGaaactttttgttctatttacATAGTTATTCACCTTAAAAAACTAAATGACTTGCTTAATGGttgttttttcaaataaatggcTAGACCTATTTGTTACGACCGCCAGTATATTGTTCTTACTGTTTGGGTGTATGTGCTGGTGGTGGGATGGGTGTGTCTTCCCTGTGCAGGCCCTGCCTACTGCCATGTGTCCTTCCTCCCAGTGGATGATCACTATATTGTTCTGGCCTCCTGTGTTGGGATGGGTTGGCTGTACATGGGACCACTTCTAAAGCTTCGTCCGACGACACCTCGAGAGAGAGACCTGTTCTGTTGTTGTTTGTACATCTGTGTGTGAACTGACTTTTTGTGAATGACTTTCTGTTTTTCTCCTGGTTTTGGGTTAGACAGGGAGTGAGGGTAGATGGTGTATATTTCTTTTCTTTGGATTAGGTAAGTTAGTCTATTTTTCTTAATAGGTAGAGgtagttttgtttattattttggcctTGTCGGCTTCTGAAGACTTTAACCACTTGGGACACAAAGAGCACTaattaaatatacagtaaactTATCTCTGGTCTCATCCACTTTTGTATGTTGTGGCCCGGCCAAGACCGGCTCGTAACACTATTTACAATCAAAGCTTGTTGTGATGttcttttaaattttttattttgtcccACTAACATTCCATCAACCAGGAACTTACAAAATCACAACTGAGAAATAATAAGTTTCTAGTGTGCTCCCAGTGGAACGAAATTAGGGTgtattaaaataacattaacaTAAACAAGCCACACTCACACCTGGGACAGGTAAAACTGACCATACTATACAGTAAGCTAAATACATGTGAGAGTGGTGTTCATTAAATTTATTACATATGCAGATGAAATACGACAATTAACAAGAAGCAGACCTGAAACATATTACATAAATCGGGAAGAGTGACTTTCTTACACATACATTGTGTTATATCTAAATCCGCATGGTGGCATGGACATAATTAGACTAAATTTAAGTCGTgcacgatttaaaaaaaacacagaccgGAGTAGCATGGAGCACTACTTTACTTGTTGCTATTGAAGGAGTCTTAGTAGAATGTAcctaactaggtttgaagctgacacaatcctttaaatttgtgttatgcatgtacatttgacctatgtaaaatcaggcctaattgcacgttggggacactatgttccaaacccagcaaactttttgctgacgcttatttgatagAAGTGGCACTTGTTGCTATTCAAGGAGGCTTAGTAGAATGTAcctaactaggtttgaagctgacacaatcctttatttgtgttttatgcatgcaCATTttacctatgtaaaatcaggcctaattgcgcgttgggggGACTAGGTTTCATATGGTATAAATGTTTGTGCAGTTCTCTTACTTTTTTTATCTTGGATGGTtaaaatttacttaaaataAGTAAGGAAAGCTGTGTAATAAACAAAACTAATTTACGTATTTTAGGTATAAAATAAGGTAAATTTATAAGTTTCTCAAtctttttatacatttacttttatttatgatAAAATTTGGCGATGTAAGTATAATATATCACAGcacttattattattcttgCACATAATTCACCATTCAATGGATTAATCGCCTATTAAAACcgaacttttattttgacacaaTAAGCGCATATAGCGACCGGAAGTCTCCCTCTTATTTTTGCCAGCTTCACTGCTTAGCCATTATGTACTGCGCTTCTTCTGGCTTCCGGTTGTGCCTCCATTGGACGTCTGTCATATACAAGGTGACTTTGTGTATTTTTAAGGAATGTTTTTCTTGTTCATTTAGTTAGGCAGATCTGTGTTATGGATATTATTTAGTGTTTATAATTGAAGTTCTAAcctccattttattttatagtcGTTTTCAAGCGTTTCTCCTAGTGCGAGCTGTATTAATTTAGCTAGCTGAGCAGTAGACTGAGTAGTCGGGGCGGCTCTACCGAGGGGTTCAAACCAGATGAACGATAGGTAGCTTTTATCAAATGTTCTGGAATAATGCATGTCTTTGTGAATCTTTTGGTGCGAACGTCAATGAAACGCTGACGTAACTTCGTGACTTCTCAATAACCATAACATTGACTTGATAGGTAGTTATAATATTTTTGAAGGTCAGACACTGACTTTGATAATCGGTTTAAAAATGAAGCACTACATTCATCGTCTATTTGACATCCGCGGTATTTATAACGGTAATTTTTGTGTGAAAaaatttatttacataaataaattttaaaatgatttaaaatgaaAGGGTTTAATAAGCCGGAATGCATGTGCTATTGGATTTTTCTCTGCATAACTGCAGTTCCTTCACAATGACAACCCTTTTCTCCATCTTTGGCAGTATGGCACTAAATCGCTTGTTCCAGCTATCTAAGTTGCTGCATTCTGCGATTTCTGGAACTCTGCGGAGGAACATCGGGATATCTGCCGTGGCCTTCAACCGAGCTAAGGACCTCGACCCTGTGCAAAGGCTTTTCTTAGACAAGATCCGCGAGTATAACTCTAATAGCAAGTAGGTTTACCTGCTATGTGCCTCTGACTGAAGAGTTTCTGATTTGCATTTTAAGCCGACATGAAATAGAAGCCTTATTAGACTGCCATGCTCGGAACTTAGTTCGGTCACTTACTTAATATCAGTAGATTATCAGGGCAGACTATGAAACACTGCTTTATTGGCAAATATAAAATGACACCTTGGGTATGGTATGTAATTAGTTGAGTTAGAGTTTTGTTTGTGATCAGGTAACTAAGGCTTGTTAAATATATGAACTAGATATATATATGTCTACAATATATTTAacttatattttaatattaaaaattggccactttgcatatatttacatatgcaGCACATATACGTACTTATGTTTGTCTGTTATGGGAAGTCAtcacatatatttacatatttttcatATATTGCACATATTTggaagttatatatatatatatatgtgtgtgtgtgtgtgtgtgtgtgtgtgtgtgtgtatatatatatatatatatatatatatatacacacactcacctaaaggattattaggaacacctgttcaatttctcattaatgcaattatctaatcaaccaatcacatggcagttgcttcaatgcatttaggggtgtggtcctggtcaagacaatctcctgaactccaaactgaatgtcagaatgggaaagaaaggtgatttaagcaattttgagcatggcatggttattggtgccagacgggccggtctgagtatttcacaatctgctcagttactgggattttcacgcacaaccatttctagggtttacaaagaatggtgtgcaaagggaaaaacatccagtatgtggcagtcctgtgagcaaaaatgccttgttgatgctagaggtcagaggagaatgggccgactgattcaagctgatagaagagcaactttgactgaaataaccactcgttacaaccgaggtatgcagcaaagcatttgtgaagccacaacacgcacaaccttgaggcggataggctacaacagcagaagaccccaccgggtaccactcatctccactacaaataggaaaaagaggctacaatttgcacgagctcaccaaaattggacagttgaagactggaaaaatgttgcctggtctgatgagtctcgatttctgttgagacattcaaatggtagagtcagaatttggcgtaaa from Paramormyrops kingsleyae isolate MSU_618 chromosome 16, PKINGS_0.4, whole genome shotgun sequence carries:
- the atp5pf gene encoding ATP synthase-coupling factor 6, mitochondrial, whose product is MALNRLFQLSKLLHSAISGTLRRNIGISAVAFNRAKDLDPVQRLFLDKIREYNSNSKTTGGVVDAGPAYQKNLSEEMTKLQRLYGGGDLTKFPDFKFPEPKLDEVVSK